The genomic segment TTCGGCTCGGCGTGCTTCGCGTGACCGAGACCGGCCCGAACATCACGTTCGACGTCGATTTCACCGGCGTCGAGACGATCAACGATCTGATCGCGCGATTCAATGACGCGGCGGTGAACGCCGGCGCAACGTTGAGCCTGGGGGTCAGCCCGGCCGACGGCGGCGCGCTGCGCATCACAAGCGGCGGCGGCAACGGCATCACCGTCGCGGACATCGGCAACGGAACAACGGCGTTTGATCTTGGCCTGCGTGGGACGGTCGGCGCAGGCACGCCGCTGGATGGCGGAAACCTGAACCGCCGGGTCACGATTACGACACGTCTCGCGGACTTGCAGCCCGGCGGGCTGGCGTTGCCGGACGGCGTGGTGATTACCAGCGGCAGCAAGACGGTGAACGTGAGCTTCGCCGGCGCGACGCGCGTGCAGGATGTGCTGAACGCGCTGAACTCCGCCGGCGCAGGTGTGCGGGCGTCGATTACCGAGGACGGCCGCTCGATCCAGATTGAGAACCTGATCGCGGGCACGCCGCTGATCATCGGTGAGAACGGCGCGGGGACCGACGCCGAAGCGCTGGGAATCAAGACGATCGACCGCGGGGTTTCGCTGTCCCGTGTGAACAACCAGCGCGGCATTCACCCGGTGAGCGGGAGTGATCTTCGCATCACGAACGCCAACGGCGTGTCGTTTGAAGTCGATCTGACCGGTGCGAACACGATCGGCGACGTGATTGATGCGATCAACGCGGCGTCGGTGCTGGCCGGCGCGGGCGTGACGGCCAGCACGTCGCAGGGCGGAGCAGGTCTTCGGCTGGCGGGTCCGGCGGGTCCGAACAATCTGATGGTCGAGGCATTGAACCTGTCGCCGGTGGCCGCGGAGTTGGGAATTCTCAAGAGCGGTACGCCGACAGCGCTGGAGGGCGAGAACGTCGCGCCGTTCAGGCAGCCGGGGATCTTCAGCGCGTTGTATCGGTTGCGCGATGCATTGCTGGCGGACAGTTCGTCGGAGATCACCGAGGCCGGTTCGCAGATCAACGCCTTGCAGCGCGACGTGGCGACGGTGCAGGGCCAGGTCGGCGCGGCGTCGAAGGCGATGCGCGATCGGTTGCAACAGACCGATGATGCGGTGGCGGCGACGCGCATTTTGTTAAGCGAGCTGGAAGACATCGACTACACGGAAGCGGTGACGCGGTTTCAACAGGCGCAGACGGCGCTTCAGGCCAGCTTGTTGAGCAGCAGTCGGATATCCAATCTGTCGCTGTTGGACTTCCTGCAATGAGAGGACGCATGGCAGGCGGCGACGGGTTTTTCAGGGACGGGACGGTCGGCGGCATCGCAGCGCCGCGACGGTCGCAACATGCCGCCGGGTCGGCGGCCGGGAGCAGAGGACATGGTTATTGAAACGTCACGGTTCGGAGGAATCGAAGTGGACGATCAACGCTTTTTGAATTTTCCGCGCGGCATCCTGGGTTTTCCCGACGATCGCGAGTTCGCCCTGATTCAGACGGGCGAGAACAGCGCGTTCTACTGGATGCAGGCGGTGCATCGGCCGGAGCTGGCCTTCGTGGTGTGCGATCCGCGGATGTTTCTTCCGGATTACCAGATCGCGATCAAGCCGGAGGATCTGACGCAGATCGGCTTGTCGGACACGGTCGGCTCGCAGGTGTTTGTGATCGTGAACAAGGTGGGCGAGACGTTGACGGCGAATCTTCAGGGTCCGCTGTTGATCAACGTGGCGACGCGCGTGGGCAAGCAGCTGGTGCTGTCGGAGAAGAAGTATACGACGCGCCATGAATTGATGAAGCTGCCGCAGCGCGGCGTCATGGCCCGGACGGCCTGAAACAGGGAGGTTGGCAGGCGTCGAGACCGCGTGATGCCTAGGATTGGGTGAGGTGAATTCGCCCGATCCGGAGGCGCGACGTGCGGCCTCGGAAGTTGAAAGCCCGCGTGAGTGCGGCGGCAGGGTTTGCCGTGTGCGGGCGGAAATTGCGGAGCCGACGGCTTCGCAACCAGGAAGGAGCCTGGCATGCTGGTACTTTCGCGACAGCGCGATGAAACAATCATGATCGGCGACGATATCGAGATTACTATTGTCGATATCAGAGGAGACAAGGTGCGCCTGGGGATCACGGCCCCGTCGCACGTCGCTGTGCACCGGAAGGAAGTGTACGACGCGATCCAGCGGGAGAACCGCGCCGCGGCCAACATCAAGCCCGAGGACTTGCCTCCGGACGCGACGCGCCCGGGCGGCAACCCACCGCCGGGCGATGGGCCAAGGCCGCCGCGTGGACCGCGTCGGGGTTGAAGCGGGGCGAAGGGAGCGCGTGGCGGGTGGCTGAAGGAGTCAGCCCGCGAGACAAACGCGGACCTGCACGGTGCGGGCGAGCGACAGCGACTTGGACTGGACTTTGACGGCGGCATGACGCCGCGACGCCAGCGACAATCACGGAGGATTGTGATATGTCACGCATTAACACGAACACGGCCTCGATCACCGCGGCGCGCGAGCTGACGCGCTCCAACGACCGGTTGCTCACGTCGCTGGAGCGGCTCTCCAGCGGCCTGCGCATCAACCGCGGCGCCGACGACCCGGCAGGCTTGATCATCTCCCAGAACCTGCGGTCGGAAATCGAGAGCGTGCGCCAGGCTGTCGCCAACTCGCAGCGGGCCGCGAACGTGATCGCCACGACCGAAGGGGCGTTGAACGAGGTGGCCGCCCTGCTGAACGACATCCAGGCCAAGATTGTCGAAGCGGCCAACGTCGGCGCCGTCTCGGACGATGAAATCCGTGCCAACCAGCTTCAGATCGACTCGGCCATCGAGTCGATCACGCGCATCGCCAACACGACGACCTTCGGCGGGCGAAAGTTGCTCAACGGCGCGCTGGGGTATGTCACCAGCGGCGTCAACAACGCCGAGCTGACCGACCTGCGTATTAACAGCGTCTCGTTCGGCACCGCCAGCTACATCCCCGTGACGGTCAACGTCATCCAATCGGCGCAGCATGCGGCGCTGCAATTCCAGACCAGCGCCGTGACGTCGGATGTCACGATCGAACTGGCGGGTCCGAACGGGGTCACGTCCCTTTCGTTCATCGCCGGGACGGCGGCCAGCGCCATCGGCGCGGCGATCAATCTCGTCAGCGATGCCACCGGCGTGCGGGCGTCGCTCATCAACAACGCGAACGCCGCCAGCGGCATCGTCCTGGAGTCGATTGCTTACGGCAGCGATGCCTTCGTACAAGTCACCGAGCTGGGCGGCACGAGCGGCGTCTTCAATACGGTGGACGAATTCAGCAACGCGGTCCGGCGCGACACTGGTCGCGATGTTTCGGCCACGGTCAACGGCGCCAGCACCCTCGGCAAGGGACTCAATCTCTTCCTGAACACGACGAGCCTGTCGATCGAGCTGCGGCTGCAGGAGGCCTTCAACACGGCCGGGTCAAGCTCCTTCACGATCACCGGGGGCGGCGCGATCTTCCAGCTTGGCCCCGGAGTCGACACGAATCAGCAGGTGAACATCGGTGTCCAATCAACCGCGGCGACCAACCTCGGAAATCTGACCGTCGGGTATCTGTCGGACATCGCCAGCGGCGGGTCGTATTCGCTGCTCAACGGCGGCGCGAAGCAGGCGGGCGAGATCGTGGCCGAAGCAATACGACAGGTGTCGATAATCCGCGGCCGGCTCGGCGCGTTCGAGAAGAACACACTCGACACCAACGTGAACCAGCTTCGCATCACCCTGGAGAACCTGACCTCGGCGGAATCCACGATTCGCGATCTGGATTTCGCCCAAGAGACGAGCAATCTGACGCGAAATCAGATTCTCGTGCAGGCCGGGACAAGCATCCTGGCGGTGGCCAATCAGACGCCGCAGAACGTGCTGGCGCTGCTGCGCTAAACCGGGCGACAGGGCACAATCGACGAGGCCAGGGCACGGTCTGAATGATTCAGGCCGTGCCCCCTTCTTTTTGGGGCCCTGCGAAGCCGATTTCGAGCGGGAATCGCGGGCGGGATTGCCTCCGCGTCCGATTGTTTCGCAAGGGGGATTCTGATAGAAT from the Planctomycetia bacterium genome contains:
- the csrA gene encoding carbon storage regulator CsrA, producing MLVLSRQRDETIMIGDDIEITIVDIRGDKVRLGITAPSHVAVHRKEVYDAIQRENRAAANIKPEDLPPDATRPGGNPPPGDGPRPPRGPRRG
- a CDS encoding flagellin — its product is MSRINTNTASITAARELTRSNDRLLTSLERLSSGLRINRGADDPAGLIISQNLRSEIESVRQAVANSQRAANVIATTEGALNEVAALLNDIQAKIVEAANVGAVSDDEIRANQLQIDSAIESITRIANTTTFGGRKLLNGALGYVTSGVNNAELTDLRINSVSFGTASYIPVTVNVIQSAQHAALQFQTSAVTSDVTIELAGPNGVTSLSFIAGTAASAIGAAINLVSDATGVRASLINNANAASGIVLESIAYGSDAFVQVTELGGTSGVFNTVDEFSNAVRRDTGRDVSATVNGASTLGKGLNLFLNTTSLSIELRLQEAFNTAGSSSFTITGGGAIFQLGPGVDTNQQVNIGVQSTAATNLGNLTVGYLSDIASGGSYSLLNGGAKQAGEIVAEAIRQVSIIRGRLGAFEKNTLDTNVNQLRITLENLTSAESTIRDLDFAQETSNLTRNQILVQAGTSILAVANQTPQNVLALLR
- a CDS encoding flagellar assembly protein FliW codes for the protein MVIETSRFGGIEVDDQRFLNFPRGILGFPDDREFALIQTGENSAFYWMQAVHRPELAFVVCDPRMFLPDYQIAIKPEDLTQIGLSDTVGSQVFVIVNKVGETLTANLQGPLLINVATRVGKQLVLSEKKYTTRHELMKLPQRGVMARTA